The following nucleotide sequence is from Paracrocinitomix mangrovi.
ATCATTCCGGTTCCATAAGTAACCATTAATCTGTGTCTATAAGCTCTGTTAGCATTTGCATAAGAAATTCTCCATCCTTTTCTTATTGAAGTGGCAGACGCATCAATATTTGAATAACCACCAATTCCACCAAAGTGGTATGGGTTAGATGTTAACCATTTTTTTGTTTCTGCATATCTGGTAACATCATTTAATCCTCCCCATTTGTAAAATTGACTCCAACCATTATCTAAATTCCCGGTAGGAATTCCGTTAACCATGATAACTGTTTTGTCACCATTGTAACCTCTGATTCTAAATCTGGCAGCAAAAAAGTTAAAACCGGCAGTTGAAGCAAATACATCTCTTGATGATTGCAACAATCCTGAAATGTTTCCGGATGTATTATTAGGATCAATATCTTCTAAGGTAGAAACAAAAACAGGCGTATTATCATTAAGGGAATCCTCAATTGTATTAACCTTTGTTGTATCGTCCTGAGCAAGGACAGGAATACTTAGCAAGCCACTGAAGGCGAGTAGGATTAAGTTTTTCATCATAGTGTAAGTGTACTATTGTTTGCCAAATCTTCCGATTTTCGGCGGTCCAAAGCTACGAACTTTTCAATGAATAGAATTGGTTTAACAATGAAATTTAACAACGATATCATGACTTATTAACAATCCGTTTACATCATTTTGGCCTGTATTTTGATTTCTTTTGAATAAATTTGCCTGCACAATACTACACTGCTTTATGAGAAAACTTAACTTTCTAATCGTACTGATAGCTGCTAATTTGCTGATTTCTAACGCGGCTACAGCTCAAAATCAAAAGAAATCATACCAGATTGCTTGCGTTGGTTTTTACAACCTTGAAAATCTTTTTGACTATTGGGATGATACTTTGATTCGAGATGAAGAGTATTTGCCGGATGGTGCAAAAGGTTGGGATTCTACCAGATATGTTACCAAATTAGAGCATATGTCTAGAGTGATCAGTGAAATTGGAACAAAGTATACGCCAGATGGAGCTGCAGTTTTAGGAGTTTGTGAGGTTGAGAATAAAGGAGTGTTGGAAGATTTGGTAAACATGCCTTCTATTAAGGATAGAAATTACAAAATCGTGCATTATGATTCGCCAGATGCAAGGGGAGTTGATGTGGGATTATTATATCAAGAGAAATATTTTAAGGTAAAAAACAGTACAAAATATCCTTTAAACTTTCAAGATGATGACGGCAAAGTAAGACATACCAGAGATCAGTTAGTGGTGACAGGAGAAATGCAAGGAGAAGATGTTTCTATTATTGTTTGTCACTGGCCTTCAAGATGGGGAGGACAAAAAGCATCAGAACCAAGAAGAGTTGAAGCTGCAAAAGTTAGTAGAAGAATTATCGATTCATTACAGACACTTAATGCGGATTCAAAAATCATCTTAATGGGCGATTTAAATGATGATCCTGTAAATGTTTCAATGACTGAATATGTTCGTGCAAAGGGAAAGAAAGGTAAATTGAAAAAAGGAGATTTGTACAATACAATGTGGGATCATTATAAAAAAGGTAACGGTACTTTGGCTTACAGAGATGCATGGAACCTTTTTGATCAAATTGTAATTACCCAGCCATTTTTAAAAGAAGATGCTACTAAATACATTCTTCATGTAGCAGAAGTATACAGCCAACCTTATATGATTCAACAAGAGGGACAATATGCTGGATATCCATTAAGAACACATGCCGGAGGTAAGTGGACCAACGGATATTCTGATCACTTTCCTTCTTACATCATTTTGAAGAAATACGCTAATTAAACATGAAGACGCTTTTCTATAGCTTCTTTTTATCTGGATTAATCCTTTCTTGTGGGACACAAAAGATTGCTGATTATAAAAGCAATAGCGTTGAAATTGACAGTACTGCTGCTGAAAGTGATTTGGATTCAATGATCAATCCATATCGCCTTTCAATGGAAGAAGAAATGAATAAAGTGATTGGATTTGCGGGAAATGCCCTGGAAAAATTCGCGCCTGAATCACCTCTTGGAAATTTTGCTGCTGATGCGGCGTATGAAGCCGGTTTGGAATATGGTTTGAAAACCACAGATATTGGTTCAGATAAACTTAAAAAATCTCTGTGCTTATTGAATTTTGGAGGTCTAAGAGCTCCGATAAATAAAGGATCAATTACAGTTGGAAACATATATGAATTAATGCCTTTTGATAATATCGTTACCCTTGTTCAAATAAGCGGGGATAAAATGAAAGAATTGTGTGATTACCTATATGAACACAACGGTCAACCGGTATCTAATGCCACATTTGATCTAAAGAATGATGATTATAAAGTGACAATTGGTGGAGAACCTTATCGCTTTGACGAAGATGTTGTAATCATTACATCAGACTATTTAGCTAGTGGAGGAGATCATATGGATTTTTTCAAAGAGCCAATTAAAAAATGGGATTCAGGCATCTTTTTAAGAGATGTTTTTATTGATTATGTGAAAGTGAAAAGGGATTTGGGAGACTATCCTAATGAAGGGAGAATGAAAATTACAAAAGAGTAGTGGAAAGAAGACAATTTATAACACGTTTAGCTTGCGGTACAGTTGGATTGATTGCTTTGCCTTCTTTTGCTGCGGGTAACAAGGAGAATAAATTGACGATTCTGCATACAAACGACACACATAGCCA
It contains:
- a CDS encoding endonuclease/exonuclease/phosphatase family protein codes for the protein MRKLNFLIVLIAANLLISNAATAQNQKKSYQIACVGFYNLENLFDYWDDTLIRDEEYLPDGAKGWDSTRYVTKLEHMSRVISEIGTKYTPDGAAVLGVCEVENKGVLEDLVNMPSIKDRNYKIVHYDSPDARGVDVGLLYQEKYFKVKNSTKYPLNFQDDDGKVRHTRDQLVVTGEMQGEDVSIIVCHWPSRWGGQKASEPRRVEAAKVSRRIIDSLQTLNADSKIILMGDLNDDPVNVSMTEYVRAKGKKGKLKKGDLYNTMWDHYKKGNGTLAYRDAWNLFDQIVITQPFLKEDATKYILHVAEVYSQPYMIQQEGQYAGYPLRTHAGGKWTNGYSDHFPSYIILKKYAN
- a CDS encoding 5'-nucleotidase C-terminal domain-containing protein; the protein is MKTLFYSFFLSGLILSCGTQKIADYKSNSVEIDSTAAESDLDSMINPYRLSMEEEMNKVIGFAGNALEKFAPESPLGNFAADAAYEAGLEYGLKTTDIGSDKLKKSLCLLNFGGLRAPINKGSITVGNIYELMPFDNIVTLVQISGDKMKELCDYLYEHNGQPVSNATFDLKNDDYKVTIGGEPYRFDEDVVIITSDYLASGGDHMDFFKEPIKKWDSGIFLRDVFIDYVKVKRDLGDYPNEGRMKITKE